The Deinococcus sedimenti genome window below encodes:
- the yidC gene encoding membrane protein insertase YidC, producing the protein MKTRHLLPIAALGGMLLLSGCGQTGPLPTFGKAITPEWIKADFDGQPGDEYIATSNLQDVVFNARGEIIGWYVKGYAGTPYIKKKGDGTYDFSALTNQKGIVNMVAGRKALAVEDKAAGLDPAQPAETTIPTGLTTDLKANRQDAVFRYTQGGATVTKTVTLHPRNFKVDLQTDVTGGSERVNILFPGLGKADNPRVQAYAQGAAQPAAVQGSGTLNVENIQYAALQENPSQVAHALIIRPQPNAPVQDRAMTGTAPTPDTVNVTLTGGSQGLITASVPTPSFLEVYGGKNELIHLYQSGYTDLPGLFKPNFFGQISLLIVKLMEQMYKLIGNWGLVLVLLTILLRAIMWPLMQVQGRTTARMQVMQPKIKEIQEKYKDRKDMDSQRAMQAEMAQLYKDYNFNPAGCFSTFLPFPVLIALWSTIRNFEFDSGFLWLPDLAIPDPFYLLALVYLIVNIGQLYVMTRKTPDMFRQQAFIYLIFLYFALTFPAGVTIYIILSTLIGIGQQILINKQVEKETATIGQKVEKAPARPAKASKTIDAPKK; encoded by the coding sequence ATGAAGACACGACACCTGCTTCCAATCGCCGCCCTGGGCGGCATGCTGCTGCTCAGCGGCTGCGGTCAGACCGGCCCGCTGCCCACCTTCGGCAAGGCCATCACTCCCGAGTGGATCAAGGCCGACTTCGACGGCCAGCCCGGCGACGAGTACATCGCCACGAGCAACCTCCAGGACGTGGTGTTCAACGCCCGCGGCGAGATCATCGGCTGGTACGTCAAGGGCTACGCCGGCACCCCCTACATCAAGAAGAAGGGTGACGGCACCTACGACTTCAGCGCCCTGACCAACCAGAAGGGCATCGTGAACATGGTCGCCGGGCGCAAGGCCCTGGCCGTCGAGGACAAGGCCGCCGGACTCGACCCCGCGCAACCCGCCGAGACGACCATCCCGACCGGCCTCACCACCGACCTGAAAGCCAACCGGCAGGACGCCGTGTTCCGCTACACGCAGGGCGGCGCGACTGTCACGAAGACCGTCACCCTGCATCCCCGCAACTTCAAGGTCGACCTGCAGACCGATGTGACGGGCGGTTCCGAACGCGTGAACATCCTGTTCCCGGGTCTGGGTAAGGCCGACAACCCCCGCGTGCAGGCCTACGCGCAGGGCGCCGCGCAGCCGGCCGCCGTGCAGGGCAGCGGCACCCTGAACGTCGAGAACATCCAGTACGCTGCGTTGCAGGAGAATCCCAGTCAGGTCGCGCATGCGCTGATCATCCGGCCGCAACCGAACGCCCCCGTGCAGGACAGAGCGATGACCGGTACGGCCCCCACCCCCGACACCGTGAACGTCACCCTGACGGGTGGCAGTCAGGGGCTGATCACGGCGTCCGTGCCGACCCCCAGCTTTCTGGAAGTGTACGGCGGGAAGAACGAACTGATCCACCTGTATCAGAGCGGCTACACCGATCTGCCCGGCCTGTTCAAGCCGAACTTCTTCGGTCAGATCAGCCTGCTGATCGTGAAGCTCATGGAGCAGATGTACAAACTGATCGGCAACTGGGGCCTGGTGCTGGTCCTCCTGACGATCCTGCTGCGCGCCATCATGTGGCCGCTGATGCAGGTGCAGGGCCGCACCACCGCCCGCATGCAGGTCATGCAGCCCAAGATCAAGGAAATCCAGGAGAAGTACAAGGACCGCAAGGACATGGACTCCCAGCGGGCCATGCAGGCCGAGATGGCCCAGCTGTACAAGGACTACAACTTCAACCCGGCCGGGTGCTTCTCCACGTTCCTGCCGTTCCCGGTGCTGATCGCCCTGTGGTCCACCATCCGCAACTTCGAGTTCGACAGCGGCTTCCTGTGGCTCCCGGACCTCGCCATTCCCGACCCGTTCTACCTGCTGGCGCTGGTGTACCTGATCGTGAACATCGGCCAGCTGTACGTCATGACCCGCAAGACGCCGGACATGTTCCGCCAGCAGGCGTTCATCTACCTGATCTTCCTGTACTTCGCGCTGACCTTCCCGGCGGGCGTGACGATCTACATCATCCTGTCCACCCTGATCGGCATCGGGCAGCAGATCCTGATCAACAAGCAGGTCGAGAAGGAAACCGCCACCATCGGCCAGAAGGTCGAGAAGGCCCCCGCGCGGCCCGCCAAGGCCAGCAAGACCATCGACGCGCCCAAGAAGTAA
- a CDS encoding mycothiol transferase: MSSTLLTDRPGFTPMIARLVGMMTYTRETTLDAVQGWTPQELDLIPDGHANSAGMLLAHMAAVERIYQLISDGHPDPDSALEAQYRPGLNLGEQGRAEIRGRPLRHYLEELARVRAGTLELLGSRDDAWLDEPLPFWGSTGNRHFMWFHVFEDEINHRGQLRLLRRHHPGLQGLGMTGAWLEPLADGRGVRCRTVFDGSPAAQAGLKTGDEIVAIDGVDVQGAYFHELRLGAAPGVSSTFTVRRGLGTTDVTVTRVARPG; this comes from the coding sequence ATGTCCTCCACGCTGCTCACGGACCGGCCCGGTTTCACGCCCATGATCGCCCGCCTGGTCGGGATGATGACGTACACGCGCGAGACGACGCTGGACGCCGTGCAGGGCTGGACGCCACAGGAACTGGACCTGATTCCGGACGGGCACGCGAACAGCGCCGGGATGCTGCTGGCGCACATGGCGGCCGTGGAGCGCATCTACCAGCTGATCAGCGACGGGCACCCGGACCCGGACAGTGCCCTAGAGGCGCAGTACCGGCCGGGGCTGAACCTCGGGGAGCAGGGCCGCGCGGAGATCCGGGGGCGCCCGCTGCGGCACTACCTGGAGGAACTGGCCCGCGTGCGCGCCGGAACGCTGGAATTGCTGGGTTCACGGGATGACGCGTGGCTGGACGAACCCCTCCCCTTCTGGGGCAGCACGGGGAACCGGCACTTCATGTGGTTCCACGTGTTCGAGGACGAGATCAATCACCGGGGCCAGCTGCGGTTGCTGCGGCGGCACCATCCGGGGTTGCAGGGGCTGGGCATGACGGGCGCGTGGCTGGAACCGCTCGCGGACGGGCGGGGCGTGCGCTGCCGCACGGTATTCGACGGGAGCCCGGCCGCTCAGGCGGGATTGAAGACCGGGGATGAGATCGTCGCGATCGACGGGGTGGACGTGCAGGGCGCGTACTTTCACGAGTTGCGCCTGGGGGCCGCGCCGGGCGTGAGCAGCACCTTCACGGTCCGGCGCGGGCTGGGCACCACCGACGTGACGGTCACGCGGGTGGCACGGCCCGGTTGA
- a CDS encoding META domain-containing protein produces MFRLLPLALLTALSTTTAATPAPLHGIWQLTGFSVNGHAIATPDTTLFISGERVSGRLGCGSYEGRLNVERGTVQMQVGPDAPAPTVRCLYAQPGAYHAALNAVTGYAITRDTQDLVLFSKQGRLTFTRIGYVTPAKK; encoded by the coding sequence ATGTTCCGCCTTCTCCCGCTGGCCCTCCTGACCGCTCTCTCGACCACGACGGCAGCCACGCCTGCCCCGCTGCATGGCATCTGGCAGCTGACCGGCTTCAGCGTGAACGGCCACGCCATCGCGACTCCCGACACGACCCTGTTCATCTCCGGCGAGCGTGTGAGCGGCCGGCTCGGGTGCGGGTCATACGAGGGCCGTCTGAACGTGGAGCGCGGCACAGTGCAGATGCAGGTCGGCCCGGACGCGCCCGCCCCGACCGTCCGCTGCCTGTACGCCCAGCCCGGCGCGTACCACGCGGCGCTGAATGCCGTCACCGGGTACGCCATCACCCGGGATACGCAGGACCTCGTGCTGTTCTCCAAGCAGGGCCGCCTGACCTTCACCCGCATCGGGTACGTCACGCCCGCGAAGAAGTAA
- a CDS encoding heme-binding domain-containing protein, with protein sequence MRLNPTRRPLLPRVLLGLVGLFVVAQLVPYGRAHANPTVQAQPKWDSPQTEALFTRACADCHSHATVWPWYSNVAPISWLVQRHVDEGRSKFNVNVPGYGRDADEAAKEVRSGSMPEPTYLPLHPEARLNAQEKEQLAAGLEATFGGEREGGESEGR encoded by the coding sequence ATGAGACTGAATCCCACCCGCCGTCCCCTCCTGCCCCGCGTGCTGCTGGGGCTCGTCGGCCTGTTCGTCGTCGCGCAACTCGTGCCGTATGGCCGCGCCCACGCCAATCCTACCGTTCAGGCGCAGCCGAAGTGGGACAGCCCGCAGACGGAGGCGCTGTTCACGCGGGCCTGCGCGGACTGCCACAGTCACGCGACCGTGTGGCCCTGGTACAGCAACGTGGCGCCCATCTCCTGGCTGGTGCAGCGGCACGTGGACGAGGGCCGCAGCAAATTCAACGTGAACGTCCCCGGCTACGGCCGCGACGCGGACGAGGCAGCCAAGGAAGTCCGGTCCGGCAGCATGCCCGAACCGACCTACCTCCCCCTGCACCCGGAAGCCCGCCTGAACGCGCAGGAGAAGGAACAGCTCGCGGCGGGCCTGGAGGCGACCTTCGGTGGGGAACGCGAGGGTGGCGAGTCCGAGGGCCGCTAA
- a CDS encoding heavy metal translocating P-type ATPase yields MTTQTLTPTRDRPPQNDQPGPRFTMSPELRRAVTLTALTLAGLIVGLVGQYLLHLPAVQWAGYVTAFLAGGIPAGREALHSLFAKRKLDVDLLMVLAAMGAASIGQAADGAILLFLFSLSNTLQDWAMGRTSSAIQALMNLNPEGATVRRDGVEKWCELGEIRIGDLLVVRPGERVAADARVVRGQTSVDESPITGESVPVDKAPGAELASGTVNLNGSVEAEVIRPAGESTLARLVGLMEQAQTQKSRTESLTERWESPYAMIVLALVPAVYALLRFGFGLSVDDAWYRAMTFMVVASPCAVVISTPAVMLSAMAAAARAGVLFKSSAAMDALAGVQTVAFDKTGTLTQARMTLTAVHADDERQALALAAGLEAHSEHPIAQAIVTAAQERGVTPLTVTDAQAIPGHGIEARLPDGQVAWAGNVRLADRQGATLDATQQAALSDLGARGSSSVIVGVGPRVTGVMGVADALRPDIRAALDALKASGVAHRVMLTGDREEVARSVAAEVGLSEYRAGLLPEDKLRLIGELPGPVAMVGDGVNDAPALARADLGVAVASGTDVAIESADVVLMQNDLGKLAGAVRLARDARRTVITNLLFAFGVILIVAPLAVAGKVPLPLGVLAHEGGTVFVVFMGLRLLRHRV; encoded by the coding sequence GTGACCACCCAGACCCTTACCCCCACGCGCGACCGGCCCCCACAGAACGACCAGCCCGGGCCGCGCTTCACGATGTCGCCGGAGCTGCGCCGCGCCGTCACCCTCACCGCCCTGACCCTCGCGGGCCTCATCGTGGGCCTGGTTGGGCAGTACCTCCTGCACCTCCCGGCGGTGCAGTGGGCCGGGTACGTCACGGCGTTCCTGGCAGGCGGCATTCCTGCCGGGCGCGAGGCGCTGCACTCGCTGTTTGCCAAACGCAAGCTGGACGTGGACCTGCTGATGGTCCTCGCGGCCATGGGCGCGGCGAGCATCGGGCAGGCGGCGGACGGCGCGATCCTGCTGTTCCTGTTCAGCCTGAGCAACACCCTGCAGGACTGGGCGATGGGCCGCACGTCCAGCGCCATCCAGGCCCTGATGAACCTGAACCCGGAGGGCGCCACCGTCCGCCGGGACGGCGTGGAGAAATGGTGCGAACTGGGCGAGATCCGCATCGGGGACCTGCTGGTCGTGCGGCCCGGCGAGCGGGTCGCCGCCGACGCGCGGGTCGTTCGGGGCCAGACGAGCGTGGACGAGAGCCCCATCACGGGCGAGAGCGTCCCGGTGGACAAGGCCCCCGGTGCGGAGCTGGCGTCCGGGACCGTGAACCTGAACGGCAGCGTGGAGGCCGAAGTGATCCGCCCGGCGGGCGAGAGCACCCTGGCGCGACTGGTGGGCCTGATGGAGCAGGCGCAGACGCAGAAGAGCCGCACCGAGAGCCTCACGGAACGCTGGGAGAGCCCGTACGCGATGATCGTGCTGGCCCTCGTGCCCGCCGTGTACGCCCTGTTGCGCTTCGGGTTCGGCCTGAGCGTGGACGACGCGTGGTACCGCGCGATGACGTTCATGGTGGTCGCCAGCCCGTGCGCGGTGGTGATCAGCACGCCGGCTGTGATGCTCTCGGCCATGGCGGCCGCCGCGCGCGCCGGGGTGCTGTTCAAGAGCAGCGCCGCCATGGACGCCCTGGCGGGCGTGCAGACCGTGGCGTTCGACAAGACCGGCACGTTGACCCAGGCCCGCATGACCCTGACCGCCGTGCACGCGGACGATGAGAGGCAGGCGCTGGCGCTGGCCGCCGGACTGGAAGCCCACAGCGAGCATCCCATCGCGCAGGCCATCGTCACCGCCGCGCAGGAACGCGGCGTGACGCCACTGACCGTGACGGACGCGCAGGCGATTCCCGGTCACGGCATAGAGGCACGCCTGCCGGACGGGCAGGTCGCGTGGGCGGGGAACGTCCGCCTCGCGGACCGACAGGGTGCCACGCTGGACGCCACCCAGCAGGCAGCCCTGAGTGACCTGGGCGCGCGCGGCAGCAGTAGCGTCATCGTGGGCGTCGGCCCGCGCGTGACCGGCGTGATGGGCGTCGCGGACGCCCTGCGGCCCGACATCCGCGCCGCGCTGGACGCCCTGAAGGCCAGCGGCGTCGCCCACCGCGTCATGCTGACCGGGGACCGCGAGGAGGTCGCCCGCAGCGTGGCCGCCGAGGTGGGCCTCAGTGAGTACCGCGCGGGTCTGCTGCCCGAGGACAAGCTGCGCCTGATCGGTGAGCTGCCCGGCCCGGTCGCCATGGTCGGGGACGGCGTGAACGACGCGCCCGCCCTGGCCCGCGCGGACCTGGGCGTGGCGGTCGCCTCGGGCACCGACGTCGCCATCGAGAGCGCGGACGTGGTTCTCATGCAGAACGACCTCGGGAAACTGGCGGGCGCCGTCCGGCTGGCCCGTGACGCGCGGCGCACCGTGATCACGAACCTGCTGTTCGCGTTCGGGGTGATCCTGATCGTCGCGCCGCTCGCCGTGGCGGGCAAGGTGCCGCTGCCGCTGGGCGTCCTGGCGCACGAGGGCGGCACGGTGTTCGTCGTATTCATGGGCCTGCGCCTGCTGCGCCACCGGGTGTGA